The Beijerinckiaceae bacterium RH AL1 genome has a segment encoding these proteins:
- a CDS encoding Protein-glutamate methylesterase (fragment) (source:Prodigal:2.6;~ID:RHAL1_00256) has product MPQLPFRLDRKPGYPASVPRSSSVSRLRREAEVQILERHAPQFVLVNTAGDIVYFSSDTGSFLQPSAGAPTRALIDLVRKGARVEVRSALRECMETWKPVRRSGLRIEIEPRKVLVHTITIEPLAKRDGEEPLLLVVFHQVGEEVPGRFAEAASRSATNEDPADVDAEMKDIRDRLQATIEEYETSMEELRSANEELVSLNEEQQSSNEELEASREELQSLNEELQTVNAELKMNIIELDAANEDLRHFFESTEVATVFLDSQLTIRNYTVPALEVFRMKPADKGRALADLSTRIDYPNFERDLQTCLLEGSSKSVEVPARDGGTYYRLLIRPFDKLRNSEAGLLSPQPTSRN; this is encoded by the coding sequence ATGCCGCAATTGCCTTTCAGATTGGACCGCAAACCCGGATACCCGGCTTCCGTGCCACGTTCTTCCAGCGTCTCACGGCTCCGACGCGAGGCCGAAGTGCAAATTCTGGAGCGGCACGCACCCCAATTCGTTCTCGTCAACACGGCGGGCGATATCGTCTACTTCTCCTCCGATACTGGATCATTCCTTCAGCCGTCTGCCGGCGCCCCCACGCGCGCCCTGATCGATCTCGTGCGTAAAGGGGCTCGGGTCGAAGTCAGGAGCGCCTTGCGCGAGTGTATGGAGACTTGGAAGCCAGTCCGACGAAGTGGCTTGAGAATCGAAATCGAACCTCGGAAGGTGCTGGTCCATACTATTACAATCGAGCCTCTCGCGAAGCGCGATGGGGAGGAGCCGCTACTGCTCGTCGTGTTTCATCAGGTAGGCGAGGAGGTACCCGGGCGTTTTGCCGAAGCGGCATCGCGGTCGGCAACTAATGAAGACCCAGCAGACGTCGACGCTGAAATGAAGGACATTCGCGATCGACTGCAGGCAACCATCGAGGAATACGAGACATCGATGGAGGAATTGCGCTCGGCTAATGAAGAGCTTGTCTCGCTCAATGAAGAGCAGCAGTCTTCGAATGAGGAACTGGAAGCCTCACGCGAAGAGCTGCAATCTCTGAATGAGGAGTTACAGACGGTTAACGCCGAGCTCAAAATGAATATCATAGAATTAGATGCAGCCAACGAGGATCTTCGGCATTTTTTCGAGAGCACTGAAGTCGCGACAGTATTCTTGGACTCACAGCTCACGATCCGCAATTACACAGTTCCTGCACTTGAAGTTTTTAGGATGAAGCCCGCCGATAAGGGGCGCGCGCTTGCGGATCTATCTACAAGGATCGATTATCCGAACTTCGAACGGGACCTGCAGACCTGTCTCCTGGAAGGCTCGTCTAAGTCAGTAGAAGTCCCGGCTCGGGACGGAGGCACTTACTACCGTCTGCTTATCCGGCCGTTCGACAAGCTTCGCAACAGTGAAGCGGGGCTGTTGTCACCGCAACCGACATCACGGAATTAG
- a CDS encoding NUDIX domain protein (fragment) (ID:RHAL1_00260;~source:Prodigal:2.6), translating to MVYLLEVDKVSGNWLEKDQRRREWVSTKEAAKRVAEDGLTEIIRRLDVATAKTD from the coding sequence ATGGTCTATTTGCTGGAAGTCGACAAGGTGAGCGGCAACTGGCTTGAAAAAGACCAGCGTCGGCGCGAATGGGTATCGACGAAAGAAGCAGCGAAGCGGGTCGCGGAAGACGGCCTTACGGAAATCATTCGCCGGCTCGACGTCGCCACAGCAAAAACCGACTGA
- a CDS encoding hypothetical protein (ID:RHAL1_00266;~source:Prodigal:2.6) yields the protein MPGHDVTVPVDATVSGGARGCLPRSKVSMIVIRPPQQGQHWPRIGLLDRLGTLCERWRREQLSGAREIGLAAGACEQAVVADAMEALGQEQEEAADELVDPKRHGAVAIGAVATVVFEAEGDAGVVDAISRRFAMATRCV from the coding sequence GTGCCGGGTCACGACGTCACCGTCCCGGTCGACGCGACGGTGTCCGGCGGGGCTCGCGGTTGCCTCCCGCGCTCGAAGGTCTCGATGATCGTCATACGGCCGCCGCAGCAAGGGCAGCATTGGCCGCGGATCGGCCTCCTCGACCGGCTCGGCACCCTCTGCGAGCGGTGGCGCCGCGAGCAGCTCTCTGGCGCACGCGAGATTGGCCTTGCGGCCGGCGCTTGCGAGCAGGCCGTAGTGGCGGATGCGATGGAAGCCCTTGGGCAGGAGCAGGAGGAAGCGGCGGATGAACTCGTCGACCCGAAGCGTCATGGTGCCGTAGCGATCGGCGCCGTCGCGACGGTAGTCTTTGAAGCGGAAGGTGACGCCGGCGTCGTCGACGCGATCAGCCGCCGGTTCGCGATGGCGACGCGGTGCGTGTAG
- a CDS encoding protein of unknown function (ID:RHAL1_00264;~source:Prodigal:2.6) — protein MLDWFRKLLPKEDRFFALFEKHAALILDGAKGLRCVIEGGAAETTYLKAVSDREEEADDVTREVMLAVRRSFITPFDRSAITALISAMDDSIDQMQKTCKTITLFKMTAFEPEMRKMADCIVQAANVIAEAVPLLRSVGSTAAGSASWRRSSPRSKAAPTISTMPRAVASMTPRAPCSRSTSGSPPNCCRT, from the coding sequence ATGCTCGACTGGTTTCGAAAGCTGCTGCCGAAGGAAGACCGGTTCTTTGCGCTCTTCGAGAAGCATGCCGCCCTCATCTTGGATGGTGCAAAGGGGCTGCGATGCGTGATTGAGGGCGGCGCCGCCGAAACGACCTATCTCAAGGCTGTGTCGGACCGCGAGGAGGAAGCGGATGACGTCACGCGAGAGGTGATGCTGGCGGTGCGCCGCTCGTTCATCACGCCGTTCGATCGAAGCGCGATCACCGCGCTGATCTCGGCTATGGACGACTCCATCGACCAGATGCAGAAGACCTGCAAGACGATCACCCTGTTCAAGATGACGGCTTTCGAGCCGGAGATGCGCAAGATGGCCGATTGCATTGTGCAGGCGGCAAACGTCATCGCCGAGGCCGTGCCGCTGCTGCGCTCCGTCGGCAGCACCGCGGCCGGATCAGCGAGCTGGCGCAGAAGCTCTCCGAGATCGAAGGCCGCACCGACGATCTCTACGATGCCGCGCGCAGTCGCCTCTATGACGCCAAGGGCCCCTTGCAGCCGATCGACTTCTGGGTCGCCTCCGAATTGCTGTCGCACCTAG
- the pit gene encoding putative low-affinity inorganic phosphate transporter (ID:RHAL1_00265;~source:Prodigal:2.6): MHASALPLPSLAALVAVALLFDFLNGLHDAANSIATVVSTRVLRPQWAVAWAAFFNFIAFLFFGLHVARTLGSGIVHSDLVDARVVFGALGGAITWNIVTWIAGIPSSSSHALIGGLVGAGIAKAGLSAVIWSGLGPTLLAIVASPAIGFALALVLVFITTWSAHRATPAVVDRVFRRLQLVSASLYSLGHGGNDAQKTMGIIAILLYSQGRLGTQFYVPLWVVLACQAAMALGTLLGGWRIVHTVGSKITRLTPMQGFCAETGGAITLFGATLLGIPVSTTHTITGAIVGVGSARRASAVRWGVAESIVVAWVITIPAAALVAALFYWGAAL, translated from the coding sequence ATGCACGCATCGGCTCTGCCTCTGCCCTCGCTCGCGGCGCTCGTCGCAGTGGCGCTGCTATTCGACTTCCTCAACGGCCTGCACGACGCCGCCAATTCGATCGCCACTGTCGTCTCGACGCGGGTGCTGCGACCTCAATGGGCGGTGGCCTGGGCGGCGTTTTTCAACTTCATTGCCTTCCTGTTCTTCGGCCTACACGTGGCACGCACGCTGGGCAGCGGCATCGTGCATTCGGACCTTGTCGACGCCCGCGTGGTGTTCGGCGCGCTGGGCGGCGCCATCACCTGGAACATCGTCACCTGGATCGCTGGCATCCCGTCGAGCAGCTCGCACGCGCTGATAGGCGGCCTTGTCGGCGCCGGTATCGCCAAGGCCGGCCTCTCGGCGGTCATCTGGAGCGGGCTCGGGCCAACTCTGCTCGCCATCGTCGCCTCTCCGGCGATCGGTTTTGCGCTGGCGCTGGTCCTAGTGTTCATCACGACCTGGAGCGCTCATCGCGCGACGCCGGCCGTGGTCGATCGCGTGTTCCGACGGCTGCAGCTGGTCTCGGCATCGCTTTACTCGCTAGGCCATGGCGGTAACGACGCCCAGAAGACTATGGGTATCATCGCGATCCTGCTGTATTCGCAGGGCCGCCTCGGCACGCAATTCTACGTGCCGCTTTGGGTCGTCCTGGCCTGCCAGGCGGCCATGGCGCTCGGCACGCTGCTCGGCGGCTGGCGCATTGTTCACACGGTGGGCTCGAAGATTACCCGCCTGACACCGATGCAGGGCTTCTGTGCCGAGACCGGCGGTGCGATAACGCTGTTCGGCGCCACTCTGCTCGGCATTCCCGTCTCGACCACTCACACGATCACCGGGGCGATCGTCGGCGTCGGCTCGGCGCGCCGGGCGTCCGCAGTCCGCTGGGGCGTCGCAGAGAGCATCGTCGTCGCATGGGTCATAACGATCCCGGCGGCGGCACTCGTTGCTGCGCTTTTTTACTGGGGCGCCGCACTGTGA
- a CDS encoding protein of unknown function (ID:RHAL1_00261;~source:Prodigal:2.6) codes for MTWRDRLIEFATKHLTLVGVTLMLIVAAIIGSTVR; via the coding sequence ATGACATGGCGCGATCGGCTGATCGAGTTCGCAACGAAGCACCTGACGCTGGTTGGCGTCACGCTGATGCTCATCGTCGCCGCCATCATCGGATCGACGGTTCGATAG
- a CDS encoding Phosphate:Na+ symporter (ID:RHAL1_00263;~source:Prodigal:2.6), producing the protein MDFDLPATLVELAGSVALLLWGVHMVQTGVQRTFGAKLRRFLATALQNRIKAFAAGAGITALLQSSTATGLMVTGFVADGLVGLVPALAVMLGANVGTTLIVQVLSFNVSGVAPALIFLGVLAFRRATASTRDFGRVLIGLGLMLMALHQFIGYLQPYEDFPSLRLFLGSVSTQPLLDVILAAGLTWAAHSSVAVVLLAMAFAANGTVPPMAAFALVLGANLGTAINPVLEGGVGDDPAARRLPIGNLLNRLLSVGIALALLPKIAPWIVTIDPDNSRSVADFHTVFNLVSAALFLPLLPLYAKFLRKILPVRIAEHDPKAPLYLDASARETPFVALEAATREALRLTDLVENMLLSVKEGLCKPDRRFSGEVKHLEAIVDSLEASIRGYLTSLDTDSMSEADERRMDRILLFVTHVERAADAADRDLLGLIGKMSKKGVTFPADVQASLADLIDRVIMNARASGALLMNADERTARRLVAEKERFRDLEAKATASYFGQLRSGKLQDRTIEALRLDALRHLKRVNTNLIAATAYPVLEESGDLLRSRLRHLDDRDEKA; encoded by the coding sequence ATGGATTTTGATCTCCCCGCCACCCTTGTCGAACTGGCCGGAAGTGTCGCGCTCCTGCTCTGGGGCGTGCACATGGTGCAGACAGGCGTTCAGCGGACGTTCGGCGCGAAGCTCAGACGGTTCCTCGCGACCGCTCTTCAGAACCGCATCAAGGCTTTCGCCGCCGGCGCCGGCATCACGGCCCTGCTCCAGAGCAGCACCGCGACCGGCCTGATGGTTACAGGGTTCGTTGCGGACGGTCTTGTCGGCCTGGTGCCAGCTCTAGCCGTTATGCTCGGGGCAAATGTCGGCACGACGCTTATCGTCCAGGTCCTGTCGTTCAATGTTTCGGGCGTCGCCCCGGCACTCATCTTCCTCGGCGTGCTAGCCTTCCGCCGTGCGACCGCGAGCACACGAGATTTCGGCCGAGTGCTGATCGGCCTCGGCCTCATGCTGATGGCCTTGCATCAGTTCATCGGCTACCTGCAGCCCTACGAAGATTTTCCGAGCCTCCGCCTGTTTCTCGGCTCGGTGTCGACCCAACCCTTGCTCGACGTAATTTTGGCGGCCGGCCTCACCTGGGCGGCGCATTCGAGCGTCGCCGTCGTGCTGCTGGCGATGGCATTCGCGGCCAACGGCACTGTGCCGCCCATGGCAGCCTTCGCGCTCGTCCTCGGAGCCAACCTCGGGACTGCGATCAACCCGGTGCTTGAAGGTGGTGTGGGAGACGACCCGGCGGCACGGCGTCTGCCGATCGGCAATCTTCTGAACCGGTTGCTCAGCGTGGGCATCGCGTTGGCGCTGCTTCCGAAGATCGCGCCCTGGATCGTGACGATCGATCCTGACAATTCGCGGTCGGTCGCCGACTTCCACACCGTTTTCAATCTCGTGTCGGCGGCACTCTTCCTGCCCCTACTGCCTCTCTACGCAAAGTTCTTGCGCAAGATTCTGCCCGTGCGGATTGCCGAGCACGATCCCAAGGCACCGTTATATCTCGATGCTTCCGCCAGAGAGACGCCGTTCGTTGCGCTCGAAGCCGCGACGCGGGAGGCCCTGCGGCTGACTGATCTCGTCGAGAACATGCTGCTCAGCGTCAAGGAAGGGCTATGCAAGCCCGACCGCCGCTTCTCTGGCGAGGTGAAGCACCTCGAAGCTATCGTCGATAGCCTCGAGGCGTCGATCCGTGGCTACCTTACGTCGCTCGACACAGACAGCATGAGCGAGGCCGACGAACGGCGCATGGATCGTATCCTGCTGTTCGTGACGCATGTCGAGCGAGCGGCAGACGCGGCAGATCGTGACCTGCTCGGCTTGATCGGCAAGATGAGCAAGAAAGGCGTGACGTTCCCGGCGGATGTGCAGGCGAGTCTGGCCGACCTCATCGACCGGGTGATCATGAACGCTAGAGCATCTGGCGCACTCCTCATGAATGCCGATGAGCGCACCGCACGCAGGCTTGTCGCCGAGAAGGAGAGGTTTCGCGATCTCGAAGCCAAGGCAACGGCAAGCTATTTCGGTCAGTTGCGATCGGGCAAATTGCAGGACCGGACTATAGAAGCCCTGAGGCTTGACGCTCTTCGGCACCTGAAGCGCGTCAATACCAACCTTATCGCAGCGACGGCCTATCCCGTCCTCGAGGAGAGTGGCGATCTGCTTCGGAGTCGTCTCCGCCATCTGGACGACCGAGACGAAAAAGCGTGA
- a CDS encoding NADH dehydrogenase (ID:RHAL1_00259;~source:Prodigal:2.6): MKTILVVGGGFAGVRVARDLIARAIPDCEILLVSEESYTTYNPMLPEAVGAAVFPEHVVAPLREVVGIRKRGRFVMGRMLSLDAVRQRITCRTLAGERTFNYDHLVLALGVRARLDLVPGMAEHALPLKTVGDAMHIRNTVLRRLSMIELQDDLARRASLGHFVILGGGFSGVEVAGALVDCLFCMARYYRLVKPRELRVTLLQGADRLLPEMHPALGKAALASLRKRGVDVRLNTRASEIRSDGVMVADGTWLASETVVGTIGTQPNALLASLGLPLDRDRLKVTPELHVESSETIWAVGDCACVWDGEAGTPHPATAQVAVQQGHQLAANIAAALAGAPLTPFRYRHRGSMAAMGHLNGVAEVGGWPFHGFAAWLVWRAYYLMQMPTVGRKLRIFFEWAWGMFFPTDITHLRFTRSRDVMEPPLE, encoded by the coding sequence ATGAAGACGATCCTTGTGGTTGGCGGTGGATTTGCGGGGGTCCGGGTAGCGCGCGACCTCATAGCGCGCGCTATCCCAGATTGCGAAATCCTTCTCGTCAGCGAGGAGAGCTACACGACGTATAATCCGATGCTGCCGGAAGCCGTCGGGGCGGCGGTTTTCCCCGAGCACGTCGTTGCGCCGCTTCGCGAGGTCGTGGGTATCCGCAAGCGCGGCCGTTTTGTCATGGGGCGCATGCTGAGCCTCGATGCCGTACGCCAGCGCATCACCTGCCGTACGCTCGCTGGCGAGCGGACCTTCAACTACGACCATCTCGTCCTTGCGCTGGGAGTGCGGGCCCGGCTCGACCTCGTGCCAGGCATGGCCGAACATGCGCTGCCGCTGAAGACCGTCGGCGATGCCATGCACATCCGCAATACCGTCCTGCGACGGCTGTCGATGATCGAGCTACAGGACGACTTGGCGCGGCGCGCCAGCCTTGGCCATTTCGTCATCCTCGGCGGCGGTTTCTCCGGCGTCGAGGTCGCCGGTGCACTCGTCGACTGTCTGTTCTGCATGGCGCGCTACTACCGGCTGGTGAAGCCGCGTGAGCTGCGGGTCACCCTGTTGCAAGGCGCCGACCGCCTGCTGCCCGAGATGCATCCGGCGCTCGGCAAGGCCGCGCTGGCCTCGCTGCGCAAGCGCGGTGTCGACGTGCGGCTGAATACGCGCGCGTCCGAGATCCGCAGCGACGGCGTGATGGTGGCGGACGGCACCTGGCTCGCCAGCGAGACAGTCGTCGGCACGATCGGCACGCAGCCAAACGCGCTGCTGGCCTCGCTCGGCCTGCCGCTCGACAGGGACCGGCTCAAGGTGACGCCGGAGCTGCACGTCGAAAGTTCGGAGACGATTTGGGCGGTCGGCGACTGCGCCTGCGTATGGGACGGGGAAGCAGGCACCCCGCACCCGGCGACGGCTCAGGTCGCCGTGCAGCAGGGCCACCAGCTCGCCGCCAACATCGCCGCCGCGCTGGCCGGCGCGCCGCTCACGCCGTTCCGCTACCGCCACAGGGGCTCGATGGCTGCGATGGGTCACCTGAACGGCGTCGCAGAAGTCGGTGGCTGGCCGTTCCACGGCTTCGCCGCGTGGCTCGTCTGGCGCGCCTATTACCTGATGCAGATGCCGACTGTGGGCCGCAAGCTACGCATCTTCTTCGAATGGGCCTGGGGTATGTTCTTTCCCACCGACATCACTCACCTGCGCTTTACGCGCAGCCGCGATGTAATGGAGCCGCCGCTGGAGTGA
- a CDS encoding hypothetical protein (ID:RHAL1_00262;~conserved exported protein of unknown function;~source:Prodigal:2.6): protein MPTIKHVFSFFATLALAPVYLSPSAAAAGDTYEHEKQVLMRIEPDTRLEQVCDWEAMKRISRATGFRPDRAKSNITVPPTHYGTAMTATGGAFCSKGKWYALSFKCVGNGDRTKVLSLSFQIGAEIPKRRWDDLALWP from the coding sequence TTGCCTACGATCAAGCATGTGTTCAGCTTCTTCGCGACGTTGGCGCTGGCCCCGGTCTATCTTTCACCCTCTGCTGCTGCGGCGGGGGATACCTATGAGCACGAAAAGCAAGTCCTCATGCGCATCGAACCTGACACGCGGCTCGAGCAAGTCTGCGACTGGGAGGCGATGAAGCGGATCTCGAGGGCCACAGGATTTCGACCTGATCGCGCCAAGAGCAACATCACCGTCCCTCCGACCCACTACGGTACCGCGATGACCGCGACTGGAGGTGCTTTCTGCAGCAAGGGAAAATGGTACGCCCTATCCTTCAAATGCGTCGGCAACGGCGACCGCACCAAGGTGCTTTCCCTTTCCTTTCAGATCGGCGCCGAAATCCCGAAGCGCCGTTGGGACGATCTCGCTCTCTGGCCGTAG
- a CDS encoding Protein-glutamate methylesterase (fragment) (source:Prodigal:2.6;~ID:RHAL1_00257) — translation MAFVVISHIGRDRPSELATLLSNFTTLSVFTVEDGVQIAPNHVYVSPPGVTMTMSSGRVKVHHDGSDLARTKAIDIFFSSLAEDQGEYAAAIVLSGLDGDGTLGIKAIKERNGLTMAQTGNGPSPKFDSMPQSAIATGLVDLALPAQEMGPRLIEFARGMGALADLGPGAGRTRLNDIISKKAEICTILLDQLGHDFSGYKDATFARRVQRRCLFLNIALASEYVEKLRAEPAEAATLFRDLLINVTDFFRDADAFDSLAKDVVPSLLENRTSQDTLRVWVPGCATGEEVFSLAILLMEAIEGRESAPRVQVFATDIDERALDVARAGRYPAPMMKEVSEERRKRFFVKDGEGYLITRAIREICIFSPHSVFRDPPFRASILSPAVTC, via the coding sequence ATGGCCTTTGTTGTCATCTCGCATATCGGTCGTGATCGTCCTAGCGAGCTTGCAACGCTACTGAGCAATTTCACGACATTGAGCGTCTTCACAGTAGAGGACGGCGTCCAGATCGCACCGAACCATGTGTATGTGTCGCCACCCGGTGTCACGATGACGATGAGCAGCGGCCGGGTGAAAGTCCATCATGACGGCAGCGATCTTGCCCGAACGAAGGCAATCGACATATTTTTCAGCAGCCTCGCCGAAGACCAAGGCGAGTATGCTGCCGCCATAGTGCTTTCCGGTCTCGATGGCGACGGGACCCTCGGCATCAAGGCAATCAAAGAGCGCAACGGGCTGACCATGGCACAGACCGGCAACGGCCCGTCGCCAAAGTTCGACAGCATGCCGCAAAGCGCAATCGCAACCGGCCTCGTCGACCTCGCCCTTCCGGCCCAGGAAATGGGACCACGCCTGATCGAGTTCGCACGTGGCATGGGCGCGCTTGCCGATCTTGGTCCGGGCGCCGGTCGCACACGCTTGAACGACATCATCAGCAAGAAAGCTGAAATCTGCACGATCTTGCTTGACCAGCTCGGTCACGACTTTTCCGGCTACAAGGATGCAACTTTCGCTCGGCGGGTCCAGCGGCGCTGCTTGTTTCTCAACATTGCTCTGGCATCGGAGTACGTAGAAAAATTGCGCGCTGAACCCGCAGAAGCCGCGACACTCTTTCGCGACTTGCTCATCAACGTCACCGACTTCTTCCGGGACGCCGACGCATTCGATAGTTTGGCGAAGGACGTTGTCCCTTCGCTCCTCGAAAACAGAACGAGCCAGGACACGTTGCGCGTATGGGTACCGGGATGCGCAACCGGCGAGGAAGTGTTTTCGCTTGCGATCCTTCTAATGGAAGCGATCGAGGGGCGGGAGTCGGCACCACGCGTGCAGGTGTTCGCGACTGACATCGACGAACGCGCTCTCGACGTTGCGCGAGCAGGGCGATATCCGGCGCCAATGATGAAGGAGGTCTCGGAAGAGAGACGAAAGCGCTTCTTTGTGAAAGACGGCGAAGGTTATTTGATTACGCGGGCCATTCGCGAGATATGTATTTTCTCGCCTCACAGTGTCTTCCGGGATCCGCCCTTTCGCGCATCGATCTTGTCTCCTGCCGTAACCTGCTGA
- a CDS encoding DNA-binding transcriptional regulator, MerR family (ID:RHAL1_00258;~source:Prodigal:2.6), with protein MAIDLLPDEKSIAQTAKEFGVSFRTLRFYESKGLIKPLRIGTSRIYTSDDRVRLKLIATGKRLGFSLAQIHELIGEAAMKSEPDENERAAGSSLTELLSKDQIGQQLQIIERQREELDQSIAELKQILQRDTTSST; from the coding sequence ATGGCGATCGATCTGTTGCCGGACGAAAAGAGCATAGCGCAAACCGCGAAAGAATTTGGCGTGAGTTTTCGCACTCTGCGTTTTTACGAAAGCAAGGGATTGATTAAACCCCTGCGGATCGGTACCTCACGGATCTATACGAGCGACGACCGCGTCCGGTTGAAATTGATAGCTACGGGCAAGAGACTCGGCTTCAGCCTCGCTCAGATCCACGAGCTGATTGGTGAGGCGGCTATGAAGTCGGAGCCTGACGAAAACGAACGAGCTGCCGGCAGCTCTCTGACGGAGCTGCTATCCAAGGATCAAATAGGGCAGCAGCTTCAAATCATTGAACGGCAGAGAGAGGAACTCGATCAGTCGATCGCCGAACTCAAGCAGATACTGCAGCGCGATACGACAAGCTCGACATGA
- a CDS encoding transposase (ID:RHAL1_00255;~source:Prodigal:2.6), protein MPASCRIASLIPSGLIVESETRGDDEICLVVRAAAGMVVCPLCASPSRRIHSRYMRRVSDLPCSGRSVRLHIVTRRFCCEASDCPRRIFAERFDEAVLPVRSRRTARLEGLVHHLGLALGGRPAASFAKRLMLPVSNDTLLRVVRRRARSGVGALNVIGIDDWAFRRNHRYGTIVCDLERRRVVALLPDRERATIEAWLGDHPEIQIVSRDRGGGYGEAAAKALPRALQVADRWHLFENASAAFLDAVRKSMRAIRTAIGATTINPDLLTCAEKLQYEGYLRREETNADIMALVRDGMAIKQIVRQTGHSRGLVRQVIRGQRTDVFRVRQSSLDAHLPWLDAQWESGCRKGAELWRRMRDRGYRGSERVVREWATRRRRAETASDQHLRKVPSARTIARLLTMARNHLSKAESVTVAAIEAGVIALTEARTLVERFHSMIRMKVEADLDAWLTEAGTSLLASFAAGITKGKAAVRAAIVEPWSNGQTEGQINKLKMIKRQMYGRAKIDLLEARLIGAV, encoded by the coding sequence ATGCCAGCCAGCTGTCGGATTGCATCTTTGATCCCGAGCGGATTGATCGTCGAGAGCGAGACACGCGGCGACGATGAGATCTGTCTCGTGGTTCGTGCCGCTGCGGGCATGGTGGTCTGTCCGCTCTGCGCCTCGCCGTCCCGGCGCATCCATAGCCGCTACATGCGACGTGTCTCGGATCTGCCGTGCTCGGGCCGGTCTGTTCGGCTGCACATCGTGACGAGGCGCTTTTGCTGCGAGGCGTCGGATTGCCCGAGGCGGATCTTCGCCGAGCGGTTTGACGAGGCGGTGCTGCCGGTCCGCTCGCGCAGAACGGCTCGACTCGAAGGGCTCGTGCATCATCTCGGCTTGGCGCTCGGCGGCCGGCCTGCTGCGTCCTTCGCCAAGCGGCTGATGCTGCCTGTCAGCAACGACACGCTGTTGCGCGTCGTACGGCGGCGGGCGCGGTCCGGGGTCGGTGCTTTGAACGTGATCGGCATCGACGATTGGGCCTTCCGCCGCAATCATCGCTACGGGACGATCGTCTGCGATCTGGAACGTCGGCGCGTGGTGGCGCTCTTGCCCGATCGCGAGAGAGCGACCATCGAGGCTTGGCTCGGCGACCATCCAGAGATCCAGATCGTCTCGCGCGATCGTGGCGGCGGATACGGTGAGGCGGCCGCGAAAGCATTGCCCCGTGCCCTCCAGGTTGCCGATCGCTGGCACCTCTTCGAGAACGCCAGCGCCGCATTCCTTGATGCCGTGCGCAAATCGATGCGGGCAATCAGAACGGCGATCGGCGCGACGACAATCAACCCGGACTTGCTCACCTGCGCGGAGAAGCTTCAATACGAAGGGTATCTTCGTCGCGAGGAGACCAACGCCGACATCATGGCGCTCGTCAGGGACGGGATGGCGATCAAGCAGATCGTCCGCCAGACGGGCCATAGTCGCGGCCTCGTTCGCCAGGTCATCCGAGGCCAAAGGACCGACGTGTTCCGTGTCCGACAAAGCTCCCTCGACGCTCATCTGCCTTGGCTCGATGCGCAATGGGAGAGCGGATGTCGCAAGGGCGCAGAGTTGTGGCGGCGCATGCGGGACCGCGGCTATCGCGGCTCGGAACGCGTGGTGCGGGAATGGGCGACACGGCGTCGCCGCGCGGAGACCGCCTCCGATCAGCACTTACGGAAGGTGCCGTCGGCGAGGACGATCGCCAGGCTGTTGACCATGGCCCGCAATCACCTGAGCAAGGCAGAAAGCGTCACCGTGGCCGCAATCGAAGCAGGCGTCATCGCGCTCACCGAGGCGCGCACGCTCGTCGAGCGCTTCCACAGCATGATCCGCATGAAGGTCGAGGCCGATCTTGATGCGTGGCTCACCGAAGCGGGTACGAGCCTTCTCGCGTCCTTCGCGGCCGGGATCACCAAGGGCAAGGCCGCCGTCCGCGCTGCGATCGTCGAGCCCTGGTCGAATGGCCAGACTGAGGGGCAGATCAACAAGCTCAAGATGATCAAACGACAGATGTACGGTAGGGCAAAGATCGACCTGCTCGAGGCGAGGCTGATCGGAGCGGTCTGA